A single Aspergillus puulaauensis MK2 DNA, chromosome 7, nearly complete sequence DNA region contains:
- a CDS encoding alpha/beta hydrolase (CAZy:CE10;~COG:V;~EggNog:ENOG410PM74;~InterPro:IPR029058,IPR013094;~MEROPS:MER0034665;~PFAM:PF07859;~go_function: GO:0016787 - hydrolase activity [Evidence IEA]): protein MSQTSIFQNFYPMTRGLKSFPQAGRYLASRKQYEEYNVEWEEFYKANKSIVPLLFGPVTELRGMMLKAKLRGQGKAKPVDKSLTAKDHPIPSSDGNNAVQITVRSYIPHSTATDLPGMLYFHGGGWALGDLDGEDRFCRHLCSNLQLVVVSVDYRLAPENPYPAQLNDAWAALDWTMKNHVSLQLDVDKLLIGGTSAGANLAAVVCHSSKQRGVNIQGQLLRIPVLCPSEPHHSELGLRSMVDLNDSAILTPESTRQFLQWYRPIDTSHVTVSPLLATSFDSLPPTFLQICGRDPLRDEGLAYADALESSGVPVRVKIYSGLPHAFWIFPDISATAAAEDDLLEGVKWLIN, encoded by the exons ATGAGCCAAACAAGCATATTTCAGAACTTTTATCCAATGACTCGCGGTCTGAAATCGTTTCCTCAGGCCGGGCGATATCTGGCAAGCCGTAAACAATATGAAGAATATAACGTCGAGTGGGAGGAG ttttataaagcGAATAAAAGCATCGTACCCCTGCTATTTGGACCTGTGACAGAGCTACGTGGTATGATGCTTAAGGCTAAGCTGCGAGGACAGGGCAAAGCAAAGCCAGTCGACAAGAGTTTGACTGCCAAAGATCACCCAATTCCCTCTTCTGATGGAAACAATGCGGTGCAAATCACTGTACGAAGTTATATTCCTCATTCGACTGCAACGGATCTTCCTGGAATGCTCTA CTTCCACGGAGGCGGTTGGGCACTTGGCGATCTCGACGGGGAAGATAGATTCTGTCGCCATCTCTGCAGCAATCTTCAGCTGGTCGTGGTTAGCGTTGATTATAGACT TGCCCCGGAGAATCCCTACCCAGCACAGTTGAATGATGCGTGGGCTGCTCTCGACTGG ACCATGAAGAACCATGTTTCCTTACAACTGGATGTGGACAAGTTGCTAATTGGAGGTACTAGCGCCGGTGCAAATCTA GCTGCCGTGGTATGTCACAGCTCTAAGCAGAGGGGCGTGAATATCCAGGGCCAGCTACTGCGCATACCTGTGCTGTGCCCTAGTGAGCCGCATCACTCGGAACTAGGCCTTCGAAGCATGGTTGACCTGAATGATTCTGCGATCCTGACTCCAGAGTCTACGAGGCAGTTTTTGCAATGGTACAGGCCGATAGATACATCCCACGTTACCGTCTCGCCTCTACTTGCAACTAGCTTCGATAGCCTTCCACCAACATTTCTCCAAATCTGTGGCAGAGATCCATTAAGGGACGAGGGGCTTGCCTATGCGGATGCCCTTGAGAGCTCGGG GGTCCCCGTGCGAGTCAAGATTTATTCTGGACTACCACATGCCTTCTGGATATTTCCTGACATATCTGCCACAGCGGCCGCTGAAGATGATTTGCTAGAAGGAGTAAAGTGGCTTATAAACTAG
- a CDS encoding SDR family NAD(P)-dependent oxidoreductase (COG:Q;~EggNog:ENOG410PVPE;~InterPro:IPR002347,IPR036291,IPR020904;~PFAM:PF00106,PF13561,PF08659,PF01370;~go_function: GO:0016491 - oxidoreductase activity [Evidence IEA];~go_process: GO:0055114 - oxidation-reduction process [Evidence IEA]), whose translation MDYLQQMFSLEGKTAVVTGATGGLGRSLAVALAKAGASLVSVEISNDPNSAGLEAVIKELGCSFRRFECDLSNAAEVRSCYARIWEAGVTPDILVNCAGVMRRNPCEDATDAELDLLFAINVKATYISCQEFGRQLLELNRPGRIINIASVTAFQANRNTSVYSSTKGAVIQMTKAFSNEWASKGIQVNAISPGFMRTPMTEAYTTNAEVDAYLMGRVPAARWGFPSDLDPALLFLASPANTFTTGVSITVDGGFCGK comes from the exons ATGGATTACTTGCAGCAGATGTTTTCCCTCGAGGGCAAAACCGCCGTGGTGACCGGCGCCACCGGTGGTCTGGGGCGGTCCTTGGCCGTAGCGCTGGCCAAAGCAGGTGCCTCGCTTGTCTCAGTAGAGATATCAAATGATCCAAACAGTGCGGGCCTGGAAGCCGTGATCAAGGAGCTCGGGTGCTCATTTCGCAGGTTCGAGTGTGATTTGAGCAACGCCGCCGAGGTGCGCTCTTGCTACGCCAGAATCTGGGAAGCCGGCGTGACTCCCGACATTCTAGTCAATTGTGCTGGTGTTATGAGGCGAAACCCGTGCGAAGATGCCACTGATGCggagctggatctg TTATTTGCAATCAATGTGAAGGCCACTTACATCTCATGTCAAGAATTTGGCCGGCAGCTGCTCGAGTTGAATCGCCCTGGAAGAATAATCAACATCGCCTCCGTTACAGCATTCCAGGCCAACAGGAACACTAGCGTCTATTCTTCTACCAAGGGCGCAGTAATCCAGATGACCAAGGCATTCAGCAATGAATGGGCAAGCAAGGGAATCCAAGTCAATGCCATCAGTCCTGG GTTTATGAGGACCCCAATGACTGAGGCCTACACTACCAACGCTGAAGTGGACGCCTATCTTATGGGTAGGGTCCCTGCGGCTCGATGGGGTTTTCCCAGTGATCTGGACCCTGCGCTGCTGTTTCTGGCCTCGCCCGCCAATACCTTCACCACGGGCGTCTCTATTACGGTGGATGGAGGATTCTGCGGGAAATAA
- a CDS encoding N-acyl homoserine lactonase family protein (COG:S;~EggNog:ENOG410PM9B;~InterPro:IPR001279,IPR036866;~PFAM:PF00753), with amino-acid sequence MNMAASFNPADLLTSAAVPAFKCPAGTKMHILDLGTLEADESWILRGANSSSSSNKNPVNKRRELVVLSALIDLPGTGLILYETGCAEDIDVKWGAPFTDVFPRIKYADNNRLPNAIKATGNDINDIKAVIMGHLHLDHAGGLEHFLDTDVPIIVHEEEFKHACWAVATGADLGVYLGHYMLLEKLNWQTFTDSTLEIYQGITLHHSPGHTPGLCLMQVNLEKDGTFIWTTDQFHVADNYEKGHPHGGLARDHTAWYRSLNMVRRLQRLYNARLIFGHDKVVAEQLMAEKPYFH; translated from the exons ATGAAcatggctgcttctttcAATCCTGCAGATCTGCTGACGTCGGCCGCTGTCCCGGCGTTCAAGTGTCCAGCTGGCACGAAGATGCATATTCTTGACTTGGGGACATTGGAAGCAGACGAGTCATG GATCCTACGAGGTGCCAACTCCAGCTCATCGAGTAACAAAAACCCCGTTAACAAGCGCCGTGAGCTGGTCGTGCTATCTGCGCTTATCGACCTACCTGGAACTGGCCTCATCCTGTATGAAACTGGATGTGCGGAGGATATCGATGTG AAATGGGGTGCCCCCTTTACGGATGTATTCCCTCGCATCAAATATGCAGACAACAACAGGCTGCCAAACGCGATCAAGGCAACTGGTAACGATATTAACGATATCAAAGCTGTGATCATGGGCCATCTTCACCTCGATCATGCTGGTGGTCTTGAACATTTCTTGGATACGGATGTCCCTATCATTGTTCACGAAGAAGAGTTCAAACACGCCTGTTGGGCTGTTGCAACTGGTGCAGACTTGGGCGTCTACCTTGGCCACTATATGTTACTAGAGAAACTCAACTGGCAGACATTTACTGACTCAACGTTGGAGATCTACCAAGGCATTACTCTGCATCACTCCCCTGGCCACACTCCGGGTCTCTGTCTCATGCAAGTCAACCTTGAAAAGGACGGGACATTCATCTGGACTACTGATCAGTTCCACGTGGCGGACAACTATGAGAAAGGACACCCGCATGGTGGACTGGCTCGTGATCATACTGCGTGGTACCGCAGTCTAAATATGGTTCGCAGGTTGCAGAGACTGTATAATGCGCGCCTGATCTTTGGGCATGACAAGGTTGTTGCCGAGCAGTTGATGGCTGAGAAGCCCTATTTTCACTAG
- a CDS encoding uncharacterized protein (COG:G;~EggNog:ENOG410PM2U;~InterPro:IPR005829,IPR005828,IPR003663,IPR036259, IPR020846;~PFAM:PF00083,PF07690;~TransMembrane:12 (i16-36o48-65i72-93o99-118i125-145o157-182i286-305o317-336i357-379o391-412i424-441o453-474i);~go_component: GO:0016020 - membrane [Evidence IEA];~go_component: GO:0016021 - integral component of membrane [Evidence IEA];~go_function: GO:0022857 - transmembrane transporter activity [Evidence IEA];~go_process: GO:0055085 - transmembrane transport [Evidence IEA]): MPTSNAKKAPESRVSLFNLAVVLALCLGSLTYGYTFSITSTTLGQPGWYEYFGLTSVETEALYAFTKRIEGAMNGLFCAGGFFGALFVGWSSNSVGRKGSLWIASPIAIVGGALQAGATHIAMFLAGRFIGGVAVGILVVLIPLFQSEIAPPATRGFLVSQHGVVIVLGYSLAAWTGFACYFSENLGFQWRYPLAEQCLWPVGLLLLTPWIPESPRWLIMNDRPEEAWEIIRKLHGLYREEATSELSAFAREEFHQMRQQVTADKITAASETFSCLFTKPSYRKRMICAFFTMFAAESTGILVVYNYSVLLYQGLGFGNTMSLLLAAIYVSVACVGNYGKIELLSKGILKGTISPEIVIGLSGCMVSLICEAALAARFAGGQNEAGLRAGVFFMFLFITFYGCCIDATTFVYCSEIFPSHIRSYGNAWALSVLFLTAMVYLEAAPTAFAVIEWRYYLVFIVLTFFNTAFVWFFFPETKGLSLEEIGELFGDEVAVQLTRLTMEERDMLDHNILSVKDDVTTSHVENSEPACGSA, from the exons ATGCCCACTAGCAATGCAAAGAAGGCCCCCGAAAGCAGGGTGTCCCTGTTCAACTTGGCT GTTGTCTTGGCTCTGTGCCTAGGGAGTCTTACATATGGCTATACGTTTAGCATTACATCGACAACCCTCGGCCAACCCGGATGGTACGAATACTTCGGCTTGACCTCAGTAGAAACTGAGGCTCTCTACGCCTTCACCAAAAGAATCGAGGGCGCAATGAATGGCTTGTTCTGTGCCGGTGGGTTCTTTGGTGCTCTTTTTGTCGGATGGTCCTCCAACTCAGTGGGCCGAAAAGGGTCACTCTGGATTGCGTCGCCCATTGCAATTGTTGGCGGTGCACTTCAAGCTGGAGCAACGCATATCGCTATGTTTCTTGCCGGACGTTTTATTGGAGGGGTTGCAGTCG GCATTTTGGTCGTTTTGATCCCGCTTTTCCAGTCCGAAATTGCACCTCCAGCTACACGAGGATTCCTTGTCTCTCAGCACG GTGTCGTCATTGTCCTTGGCTACTCACTTGCTGCTTGGACCGGGTTTGCTTGTTACTTCTCCGAGAATCTCGGCTTCCAATGGCGATATCCCCTGGCCGAGCAGTGTCTTTGGCCCGTGGGCTTACTATTGCTCACGCCATGGATTCCCGAGTCCCCTCGATGGC TGATCATGAACGACCGTCCCGAAGAGGCGTGGGAGATCATTAGAAAGCTCCATGGCCTCTACCGCGAAGAAGCCACTTCGGAGTTATCCGCCTTTGCTAGAGAGGAATTTCACCAAATGAGGCAGCAAGTCACCGCAGACAAAATAACAGCCGCCAGTGAAACGTTTTCGTGCCTCTTTACGAAGCCGTCTTACAGAAAGAGAATGATATGTGCCTTCTTTACCATGTTTGCTGCAGAGTCGACAGGGATCTTGGTGGTTTACA ACTATTCAGTTCTATTATACCAGGGGCTTGGGTTTGGCAACACAATGTCCCTTCTTCTCGCAGCCATCTATGTCTCGGTTGCCTGTGTTGGAAACTATG GTAAGATCGAACTTCTCAGCAAAGGTATCTTGAAAGGGACTATCTCACCAGAAATAGTGATTGGCCTTTCCGGCTGCATGGTCAGTCTGATCTGCGAGGCAGCACTGGCTGCCCGCTTCGCAGGTGGCCAAAATGAAGCAGGCCTTCGAGCCGGAGTATTTTTCATGTTTCTCTTCATTACCTT TTATGGATGCTGCATCGACGCCACTACGTTCGTCTACTGCAGCGAGATCTTCCCAAGCCACATCCGCTCCTACGGAAATGCCTGGGCTTTGTCCGTCCTGTTCCTGACAGCGATGGTTTACCTGGAAGCGGCTCCGACTGCCTTTGCTGTGATAGAGTGGAGGTACTATCTTGTATTCATTGTCCTTACCTTCTTTAACACGGCCTTTGTgtggttcttcttccctgagACCAAGGGACTCAGTCTGGAGGAAATTGGAGAACTATTTGGCGATGAAGTTGCTGTTCAGCTTACGCGGCtgacgatggaggagagggacATGCTTGATCACAATATTCTTTCAGTGAAAGACGATGTCACGACATCTCACGTCGAGAATAGCGAGCCTGCCTGTGGCTCTGCTTAG
- a CDS encoding DUF3237 domain-containing protein (COG:S;~EggNog:ENOG410PZXJ;~InterPro:IPR020915;~PFAM:PF11578), with amino-acid sequence MAPKLESAFTMRGYMDAENSVNLNAIKSGPHRIIVPMNRGFLEGSGLKAQVLPGSGDWILTDPTTNVSHLDVRIQARTENGHSLHIHYNGKLKANDKVNKVLTFASDAKSTDYGDQEWFATPIIETSDPKFKWVEESVFVGQGHFVVEPTGSAVEYQIYRVVN; translated from the exons ATGGCACCTAAACTTGAGTCCGCTTTTACTATGCGAGGCTACATGGATGCAGAGAATAGCGTCAACCTGAACGCTATCAAATCCGGGCCCCATCGCATCATTGTTCCGATGAATCGTGGATTTCTTGAAGGATCCGGGCTCAAGGCCCAGGTGCTACCTGGCAGCGGTGATTGGATTCTG ACCGACCCTACAACGAATGTGTCTCATCTCGACGTTCGCATCCAAGCCCGCACCGAGAACGGTCACAGTCTCCACATTCATTACAACGGCAAACTGAAGGCGAACGACAAGGTGAACAAAGTCTTGACATTTGCCTCCGACGCGAAATCTACGGACTACGGGGACCAGGAGTGGTTTGCTACGCCCATCATCGAAACTAGTGACCCCAAGTTCAAATGGGTGGAGGAGTCTGTGTTCGTTGGCCAGGGCCACTTTGTTGTTGAACCGACTGGCTCGGCGGTTGAGTACCAAATTTACCGGGTTgtaaactag